In the Oxobacter pfennigii genome, one interval contains:
- the jag gene encoding RNA-binding cell elongation regulator Jag/EloR, protein MIEATGRSPEDAIKNGLNELNIAREKVDVEIIDEGSRGLFGLLGSKLARVKLTVKKDNIFAAKTFLRDVLDSMDIKAEIKVQEEKDAIKVTLRGPNMGILIGHRGETLDALQYLVSLVVNKDSEGDEYKRVILDTENYRQKREETLVKLANRLAIKVKSTGKNVVLEPMNPYERRVIHSALQDNLYVTTHSEGDEPYRKVVIEAKRK, encoded by the coding sequence ATGATTGAAGCCACGGGCAGAAGTCCGGAGGATGCCATCAAAAACGGACTCAATGAGCTTAACATAGCAAGAGAAAAGGTAGATGTTGAGATTATCGATGAGGGAAGCAGGGGCTTATTTGGTTTATTGGGCTCCAAGCTTGCCAGGGTGAAGCTGACGGTAAAGAAGGACAACATCTTTGCTGCCAAAACTTTTTTAAGAGATGTTTTAGACTCTATGGATATAAAGGCTGAAATTAAAGTGCAGGAAGAAAAAGATGCCATAAAGGTGACTTTAAGAGGACCCAATATGGGGATTTTAATAGGCCACAGAGGTGAAACCTTAGATGCTCTTCAATATCTCGTAAGCCTTGTAGTAAATAAGGACAGCGAAGGCGACGAATACAAAAGAGTAATCCTTGACACCGAAAACTACAGGCAGAAAAGAGAAGAGACCCTTGTTAAACTGGCAAACAGGCTGGCCATCAAGGTTAAGTCCACAGGTAAAAATGTGGTTTTAGAGCCTATGAATCCATATGAAAGAAGGGTTATACATTCAGCTCTTCAGGACAATTTATATGTAAC